One genomic segment of Hordeum vulgare subsp. vulgare chromosome 2H, MorexV3_pseudomolecules_assembly, whole genome shotgun sequence includes these proteins:
- the LOC123425798 gene encoding probable histone H2A.2, producing the protein MAGRGKAIGSGAAKKAISRSSKAGLQFPVGRIARFLKAGKYAERVGAGAPVYLAAVLEYLAAEVLELAGNAARDNKKTRIVPRHIQLAVRNDEELSRLLGMVTIASGGVMPNIHNLLLPKKAGGSAKAAAADDDS; encoded by the exons ATGGCTGGGAGGGGCAAGGCTATCGGCTCCGGCGCCGCCAAGAAGGCTATCTCCAGGAGCTCCAAGGCCGGGCTCCAGTTTCCCGTCGGCAGGATCGCGCGGTTCCTCAAGGCCGGCAAGTACGCCGAGAGGGTTGGCGCCGGCGCTCCCGTCTAcctcgccgccgtgctggagtatCTCGCCGCTGAG GTCCTGGAGTTGGCCGGGAACGCCGCGAGGGACAACAAGAAGACCCGCATCGTGCCGCGACATATCCAGCTTGCCGTCCGCAACGACGAGGAGCTCTCCCGCCTGCTCGGTATGGTCACAATCGCCAGCGGCGGTGTCATGCCCAACATCCACAACCTTCTGCTCCCCAAGAAGGCCGGAGGCAGCGCCAAGGCCGCGGCTGCCGATGACGATAGCTAG
- the LOC123425797 gene encoding formin-like protein 11 isoform X2 produces the protein MAPRAVHHLRAALCTDGLRTIAHWRKRYVAAACADTNLHQASRRLADSCKSSSVNLIDITKLGALPLQSEAGQNGHVNQSSKEGPNTDQIGYVRLSSQEGPNTEQNNHVKLSSQEGPNTGQISYVKLSSQEEPTTGENSHVKLSSQEDPSTGQNSHVKLTSPESANTDPAIYSSSAKPMAASVGSVQGSTPMPQPMMPPPTHPQVLVPQPKAPPSPTAPQALVPPPNASPVLSSGPSLPPAPKASPPPPSAPSPPTGPKAAPPPPPPSKSGGPLPPPPTLPASSKTRPPPPMKSGNKADTDADSSEPKPKLKPFFWDKVTANANKSMVWDHLKSGSFQLSEDAIETLFGYNADKKSGDAKKDLASKEAAQVIRILDPKKAQNLAISLKALSVSAEEVSCAVKEGNELPSDLIQTLIRWVPNTDEELRLRLYTGELSQLGSAEQFLKAIIDIPYIYERLDALLFMASLPEESSNVKQSFATLEVACEELKNSRLFLKLLEAVLKTGNRMNVGTFRGGAQAFKLDTLLKLSDVKGTDGKTTLLHFVVQEIIHSEGVRSARAAKEQTGGVSSVDNNDLIEDEYKQLGLQVVSSLGDELQNVRKAAILDADQLTMSVASVGHRLGKTNEFLNTSMKSLDEDSGFHHKLVRFMEQSKTDVAFLLEEEKKTRSMVKSTVDYFHGSTGKDEGLRLFVVVRDFLAMLDKVCKEVKEASKVAPKKTKTEVTLPSHTPKSFQDPRRNLFPAIQDRRADSSSSSSDEES, from the exons ATGGCTCCCCGCGCGGTGCATCATCTCCGTGCTGCTCTTTGTACCGATGGCCTGCGGACGATTGCTCATTGGCGCAAGCGATACGTTGCCGCCGCCTGCGCTGACACCAACCTTCATCAAGCAAGTAGACGATTGG CGGATTCTTGCAAGTCTTCCAGTGTAAATCTAATAGATATCACTAAGCTGGGAGCATTGCCATTACAGTCAGAGGCTGGCCAAAATGGCCATGTGAATCAAAGTTCAAAGGAAGGCCCAAACACTGATCAAATTGGCTATGTGAGACTAAGTTCACAGGAAGGCCCAAACACTGAACAAAATAACCATGTGAAACTAAGCTCACAGGAAGGCCCAAACACTGGACAAATTAGCTATGTGAAACTAAGCTCACAGGAAGAACCAACCACTGGTGAAAATAGCCATGTGAAACTAAGCTCACAGGAAGATCCAAGCACTGGCCAAAATAGCCATGTGAAGCTAACTTCGCCGGAAAGTGCAAACACTGATCCAGCAATCTACAGCAGTTCCGCCAAGCCAATGGCTGCTTCTGTTGGTTCTGTGCAAGGATCAACACCAATGCCTCAACCAATGATGCCACCTCCAACACATCCTCAAGTACttgtgcctcaaccaaaggctcctCCTTCACCAACAGCTCCTCAAGCACTTGTACCGCCTCCAAATGCTTCTCCAGTTCTTTCCTCTGGACCCTCACTGCCACCAGCTCCAAAAGCCTCCCCGCCTCCTCCCTCGGCACCCTCACCACCTACTGGTCCAAAagctgcaccaccaccaccaccaccatcaaaaTCTGGCGGACCTCTCCCGCCACCACCAACGCTGCCTGCTTCTTCCAAAACGCGTCCACCACCACCTATGAAGTCAGGCAATAAGGCAGACACAGATGCAGACTCTAGTGAACCTAAACCAAAGCTTAAGCCCTTCTTTTGGGATAAAGTAACAGCAAATGCTAATAAATCAATGGTGTGGGATCACCTTAAATCTGGATCATTCCA GCTTAGTGAGGACGCTATTGAAACACTTTTTGGTTATAATGCTGACAAGAAGAGTGGTGATGCCAAAAAAGATTTAGCATCGAAGGAAGCTGCCCAAGTTATCAGGATACTTGATCCTAAAAAGGCACAGAACCTGGCCATATCATTAAAGGCGTTGAGTGTTTCAGCAGAGGAAGTTTCTTGTGCAGTTAAGGAAG GAAATGAACTTCCATCCGACTTGATACAGACCTTAATTAGATGGGTCCCGAATACTGATGAGGAGCTCAGGCTTCGACTATATACTGGGGAACTCTCACAGCTTGGTTCTGCAGAgcagttcttaaaagcaatcatcGACATTCCTTATATCTATGAGCGCCTGGATGCATTACTTTTCATGGCTAGTTTACCAGAGGAATCTTCAAATGTAAAGCAATCTTTTGCCACCTTAGAG GTGGCTTGTGAGGAGCTTAAAAACAGCCGCCTATTCTTGAAGTTACTAGAAGCTGTACTTAAAACAGGGAACCGGATGAATGTTGGCACGTTCCGTGGAGGAGCTCAAGCGTTCAAGTTAGACACCCTGCTCAAGCTTTCTGATGTCAAAGGAACTGATGGGAAGACAACGCTGCTGCATTTTGTTGTTCAAGAGATAATCcattctgaaggtgtccgttctgCACGGGCTGCAAAAGAGCAGACGGGCGGCGTATCCAGTGTGGATAACAATGATCTTATTGAAGATGAATACAAACAACTAGGTCTGCAGGTTGTGTCCAGTTTAGGAGATGAACTTCAAAATGTCAGGAAGGCAGCAATCCTGGATGCAGACCAGTTGACTATGTCGGTAGCAAGTGTTGGCCACAGGCTTGGTAAAACTAATGAATTCTTGAACACTAGCATGAAGAGTCTGGATGAAGATAGTGGGTTTCACCACAAGCTTGTGCGTTTCATGGAGCAGTCTAAAACTGATGTTGCTTTCTTGCTagaggaagagaagaaaacaCGGTCCATGGTAAAAAGCACTGTCGATTATTTCCATGGGAGTACAGGGAAGGATGAGGGTCTTCGGTTATTTGTCGTAGTGCGAGACTTCCTCGCAATgcttgacaaggtgtgcaaggagGTGAAAGAAGCATCAAAAGTGGCTCCAAAGAAAACGAAGACTGAAGTTACTCTGCCTTCCCACACACCCAAGTCTTTTCAAGATCCCCGGCGTAACCTTTTTCCGGCAATTCAAGACCGGAGGGCAGATAGTTCAAGCTCTAGTTCTGATGAGGAAAGTTAA
- the LOC123425797 gene encoding formin-like protein 11 isoform X1: protein MRRCRGEWLPARCIISVLLFVPMACGRLLIGASDTLPPPALTPTFIKQVDDWVEHAWLQCGLDKKSLQDVRNYYNYKHVLDIIHRISDNKGPSPVIEKGASPLTPEIKQTLLICLSKQSFEVAKTLPDGYIKTLIASMRGELTPGPVPANEAVKPSPAKSTNSASSEATTKKAVPATKPVEKKDSDGMEITTVIGVSLVVIAVLGFLCVGCCMYRESQSSEDSAYDNKQLVNLTDSCKSSSVNLIDITKLGALPLQSEAGQNGHVNQSSKEGPNTDQIGYVRLSSQEGPNTEQNNHVKLSSQEGPNTGQISYVKLSSQEEPTTGENSHVKLSSQEDPSTGQNSHVKLTSPESANTDPAIYSSSAKPMAASVGSVQGSTPMPQPMMPPPTHPQVLVPQPKAPPSPTAPQALVPPPNASPVLSSGPSLPPAPKASPPPPSAPSPPTGPKAAPPPPPPSKSGGPLPPPPTLPASSKTRPPPPMKSGNKADTDADSSEPKPKLKPFFWDKVTANANKSMVWDHLKSGSFQLSEDAIETLFGYNADKKSGDAKKDLASKEAAQVIRILDPKKAQNLAISLKALSVSAEEVSCAVKEGNELPSDLIQTLIRWVPNTDEELRLRLYTGELSQLGSAEQFLKAIIDIPYIYERLDALLFMASLPEESSNVKQSFATLEVACEELKNSRLFLKLLEAVLKTGNRMNVGTFRGGAQAFKLDTLLKLSDVKGTDGKTTLLHFVVQEIIHSEGVRSARAAKEQTGGVSSVDNNDLIEDEYKQLGLQVVSSLGDELQNVRKAAILDADQLTMSVASVGHRLGKTNEFLNTSMKSLDEDSGFHHKLVRFMEQSKTDVAFLLEEEKKTRSMVKSTVDYFHGSTGKDEGLRLFVVVRDFLAMLDKVCKEVKEASKVAPKKTKTEVTLPSHTPKSFQDPRRNLFPAIQDRRADSSSSSSDEES from the exons ATGAGGCGCTGCAGGGGAGAATGGCTCCCCGCGCGGTGCATCATCTCCGTGCTGCTCTTTGTACCGATGGCCTGCGGACGATTGCTCATTGGCGCAAGCGATACGTTGCCGCCGCCTGCGCTGACACCAACCTTCATCAAGCAAGTAGACGATTGG GTGGAACACGCGTGGCTCCAATGTGGATTGGACAAGAAAAGCCTTCAAGATGTTAGAAACTACTACAACTATAAGCATGTACTTGATATCATCCATAGGATATCTGACAATAAGGGCCCTTCCCCTGTCATTGAAAAAGGCGCCAGCCCATTGACACCAGAAATCAAGCAAACTTTGCTGATATGCTTAAGCAAACAGAGTTTTGAGGTTGCAAAAACCCTACCCGATGGTTATATCAAAACACTTATCGCCTCAATGAGAGGAGAACTGACTCCGGGACCTGTTCCTGCAAATGAAGCAGTAAAACCTTCGCCAGCGAAATCAACTAACAGTGCTTCATCAGAAGCAACTACAAAAAAGGCAGTGCCTGCAACTAAACCAGTAGAAAAAAAGGACAGTGATGGCATGGAAATTACCACTGTCATTGGTGTGTCCCTGGTTGTTATAGCAGTTTTAGGTTTTCTCTGCGTTGGCTGCTGCATGTACCGTGAAAGCCAGAGTTCCGAGGATTCTGCCTATGATAATAAGCAACTCGTGAATCTAA CGGATTCTTGCAAGTCTTCCAGTGTAAATCTAATAGATATCACTAAGCTGGGAGCATTGCCATTACAGTCAGAGGCTGGCCAAAATGGCCATGTGAATCAAAGTTCAAAGGAAGGCCCAAACACTGATCAAATTGGCTATGTGAGACTAAGTTCACAGGAAGGCCCAAACACTGAACAAAATAACCATGTGAAACTAAGCTCACAGGAAGGCCCAAACACTGGACAAATTAGCTATGTGAAACTAAGCTCACAGGAAGAACCAACCACTGGTGAAAATAGCCATGTGAAACTAAGCTCACAGGAAGATCCAAGCACTGGCCAAAATAGCCATGTGAAGCTAACTTCGCCGGAAAGTGCAAACACTGATCCAGCAATCTACAGCAGTTCCGCCAAGCCAATGGCTGCTTCTGTTGGTTCTGTGCAAGGATCAACACCAATGCCTCAACCAATGATGCCACCTCCAACACATCCTCAAGTACttgtgcctcaaccaaaggctcctCCTTCACCAACAGCTCCTCAAGCACTTGTACCGCCTCCAAATGCTTCTCCAGTTCTTTCCTCTGGACCCTCACTGCCACCAGCTCCAAAAGCCTCCCCGCCTCCTCCCTCGGCACCCTCACCACCTACTGGTCCAAAagctgcaccaccaccaccaccaccatcaaaaTCTGGCGGACCTCTCCCGCCACCACCAACGCTGCCTGCTTCTTCCAAAACGCGTCCACCACCACCTATGAAGTCAGGCAATAAGGCAGACACAGATGCAGACTCTAGTGAACCTAAACCAAAGCTTAAGCCCTTCTTTTGGGATAAAGTAACAGCAAATGCTAATAAATCAATGGTGTGGGATCACCTTAAATCTGGATCATTCCA GCTTAGTGAGGACGCTATTGAAACACTTTTTGGTTATAATGCTGACAAGAAGAGTGGTGATGCCAAAAAAGATTTAGCATCGAAGGAAGCTGCCCAAGTTATCAGGATACTTGATCCTAAAAAGGCACAGAACCTGGCCATATCATTAAAGGCGTTGAGTGTTTCAGCAGAGGAAGTTTCTTGTGCAGTTAAGGAAG GAAATGAACTTCCATCCGACTTGATACAGACCTTAATTAGATGGGTCCCGAATACTGATGAGGAGCTCAGGCTTCGACTATATACTGGGGAACTCTCACAGCTTGGTTCTGCAGAgcagttcttaaaagcaatcatcGACATTCCTTATATCTATGAGCGCCTGGATGCATTACTTTTCATGGCTAGTTTACCAGAGGAATCTTCAAATGTAAAGCAATCTTTTGCCACCTTAGAG GTGGCTTGTGAGGAGCTTAAAAACAGCCGCCTATTCTTGAAGTTACTAGAAGCTGTACTTAAAACAGGGAACCGGATGAATGTTGGCACGTTCCGTGGAGGAGCTCAAGCGTTCAAGTTAGACACCCTGCTCAAGCTTTCTGATGTCAAAGGAACTGATGGGAAGACAACGCTGCTGCATTTTGTTGTTCAAGAGATAATCcattctgaaggtgtccgttctgCACGGGCTGCAAAAGAGCAGACGGGCGGCGTATCCAGTGTGGATAACAATGATCTTATTGAAGATGAATACAAACAACTAGGTCTGCAGGTTGTGTCCAGTTTAGGAGATGAACTTCAAAATGTCAGGAAGGCAGCAATCCTGGATGCAGACCAGTTGACTATGTCGGTAGCAAGTGTTGGCCACAGGCTTGGTAAAACTAATGAATTCTTGAACACTAGCATGAAGAGTCTGGATGAAGATAGTGGGTTTCACCACAAGCTTGTGCGTTTCATGGAGCAGTCTAAAACTGATGTTGCTTTCTTGCTagaggaagagaagaaaacaCGGTCCATGGTAAAAAGCACTGTCGATTATTTCCATGGGAGTACAGGGAAGGATGAGGGTCTTCGGTTATTTGTCGTAGTGCGAGACTTCCTCGCAATgcttgacaaggtgtgcaaggagGTGAAAGAAGCATCAAAAGTGGCTCCAAAGAAAACGAAGACTGAAGTTACTCTGCCTTCCCACACACCCAAGTCTTTTCAAGATCCCCGGCGTAACCTTTTTCCGGCAATTCAAGACCGGAGGGCAGATAGTTCAAGCTCTAGTTCTGATGAGGAAAGTTAA